A region from the Anaerolineae bacterium genome encodes:
- a CDS encoding proline racemase family protein, which yields TKVGPFDAVIPRIKGSAYITGFHTFVVDPEDPLGEGFLLT from the coding sequence AGACGAAGGTGGGGCCTTTTGATGCGGTCATCCCCCGCATCAAGGGCTCCGCCTATATCACCGGATTTCATACCTTCGTGGTGGACCCGGAAGATCCGCTGGGCGAGGGCTTCTTGCTGACATGA